The following proteins are co-located in the Billgrantia tianxiuensis genome:
- the cysW gene encoding sulfate ABC transporter permease subunit CysW, which translates to MQRIGDAPAVRRLLISAAVVLAALFLLLPLVAIFAQAFARGIDVFWANVTNHYTLAAIQLTLFIAVLTIPVCLVFGVALAWLVTRFRFPGRRILQTLIDIPFAVSPVVAGLVYLLLYGRNGWLGSWLDGYDIQLMFAWPGILLVTIFVTCPFVARELIPLMQAQGSREEEAAVTLGAPGWTIFRRVTLPNIRWALLYGVILTNARAVGEFGAVSVVSGAIRGQTNTLPLHLEQLYQDYNTVGAFASASLLALIALLTLVAKAGLEWRAARREVHP; encoded by the coding sequence TGCAACGGATCGGTGACGCTCCCGCCGTCAGGCGCCTGCTGATCAGCGCTGCAGTCGTCTTGGCGGCCCTGTTCCTGCTGCTGCCGCTGGTGGCGATCTTCGCCCAGGCCTTCGCCCGGGGTATCGACGTGTTCTGGGCCAATGTCACCAACCACTACACGCTGGCAGCGATTCAACTGACGCTGTTTATCGCCGTGCTGACGATTCCGGTGTGCCTGGTGTTCGGCGTGGCGCTGGCCTGGCTGGTGACCCGCTTCCGCTTCCCGGGACGGCGCATCCTGCAGACGCTGATCGACATCCCCTTCGCTGTCTCTCCGGTGGTGGCGGGTCTGGTCTACCTGCTGCTCTACGGACGCAATGGCTGGCTCGGGAGTTGGCTCGACGGCTACGACATACAGTTGATGTTCGCCTGGCCCGGCATCCTGCTGGTGACCATCTTCGTCACCTGCCCCTTCGTTGCCCGCGAGCTGATTCCGCTGATGCAAGCCCAGGGCTCCCGCGAGGAGGAGGCCGCCGTGACCCTGGGCGCTCCCGGCTGGACCATCTTTCGTCGGGTGACGCTGCCCAACATCCGCTGGGCGCTGCTCTACGGGGTGATCCTGACCAATGCCCGGGCGGTCGGCGAGTTCGGTGCCGTCTCGGTGGTCTCCGGCGCCATTCGCGGCCAGACCAACACCCTGCCGCTGCACCTCGAGCAGCTCTACCAGGACTACAACACCGTGGGCGCCTTCGCCAGCGCATCGCTGCTGGCACTGATCGCCCTGCTCACGCTGGTCGCCAAGGCCGGCCTGGAATGGCGCGCTGCGCGCCGGGAGGTTCACCCATGA
- a CDS encoding sulfate/molybdate ABC transporter ATP-binding protein, producing the protein MSIRLHEIGKHFGRTQALEPIDLDIAEGELVGLLGPSGSGKTTLLRIIAGLETADNVAGARILFGERDVTHLHVRDRRIGFVFQHYALFRHMTVFDNVAFGLTVMPRKSRPSSGEIRRRVHRLLEMVKLEHMAHRYPAQLSGGQQQRVSLARALALRPDVLLLDEPFGALDAKVRQELRRWLRHLHDELNFTSLFVTHDQEEALELSDRVVVMSNGRIEQIDTPDELYRHPANRFVFEFLGDVNHLEGTVRDGVLTCGDARLAVDLADGPEELLLRPHELELTPNATQHAHLPVCVTAISPVGAEVRVELEADWLGEPWLATVSHADYERLALTRGARLYAVPRRWHRFSDAASRLRQPTTA; encoded by the coding sequence ATGAGCATCCGCCTTCACGAGATCGGCAAGCACTTCGGCAGGACCCAGGCGCTGGAGCCGATCGATCTGGATATCGCCGAAGGCGAGCTGGTCGGCCTGCTCGGCCCATCCGGCTCCGGCAAGACCACGCTGCTGCGCATCATTGCCGGACTGGAGACGGCAGACAACGTTGCCGGCGCCCGCATTCTGTTCGGCGAGCGCGACGTGACCCATCTGCACGTGCGCGACCGGCGTATCGGCTTCGTGTTCCAGCACTACGCGCTGTTCCGGCACATGACGGTGTTCGACAACGTGGCCTTCGGCCTCACCGTCATGCCGCGCAAGAGTCGTCCCTCGAGCGGCGAGATCCGCCGCCGGGTGCATCGCCTGCTGGAGATGGTCAAACTCGAGCACATGGCCCACCGCTACCCCGCCCAACTATCCGGTGGACAACAGCAACGGGTCTCGCTGGCACGGGCATTGGCCCTGCGCCCCGACGTGCTGTTGCTCGACGAACCCTTCGGGGCACTGGACGCCAAGGTGCGCCAGGAGCTGCGCCGCTGGCTGCGGCATCTGCACGACGAACTCAACTTCACCAGCCTGTTCGTCACCCACGACCAGGAGGAAGCGCTCGAGCTCTCCGACCGCGTAGTAGTGATGAGCAACGGCCGCATCGAGCAGATCGACACCCCCGACGAGCTCTATCGTCATCCGGCCAACCGCTTCGTGTTCGAGTTCCTGGGCGACGTCAATCACCTCGAAGGCACGGTGCGCGACGGCGTGCTGACCTGCGGTGACGCCCGTCTGGCGGTGGACCTAGCCGACGGCCCGGAAGAGCTGCTGCTGCGCCCCCACGAGCTGGAGCTCACACCCAACGCCACGCAGCACGCCCACCTGCCGGTGTGCGTGACCGCTATCTCGCCGGTGGGAGCCGAAGTACGGGTGGAGCTGGAGGCGGACTGGCTGGGCGAACCCTGGCTCGCCACTGTGAGCCATGCCGATTACGAGCGGCTGGCGCTCACCCGCGGCGCGCGCCTTTACGCCGTTCCCCGGCGCTGGCATCGCTTCAGCGATGCAGCCAGTCGTCTACGCCAGCCCACCACGGCCTGA